The Clostridium septicum genome contains a region encoding:
- a CDS encoding IS6 family transposase: MSKTNIKCPRCNSDKLYKFGMNKQAKQKYQCKQCKRQFVLGDGDGRPKLNNPKCPRCGKGTYLHHAYKHYNRYKCNNKKCNHIIVKHHTTNIDTASSELVSGSLSMKGMRFPLHVILTALTLYFLNNSSTRAISQFLMINSGIKVSHVTIASWTNKFAPFFKQKADKFKASLNLQSDDWHADETVVFINGERYYLWLAIDSETRFILAFHLTKSRSSDSAYALVNEAKKFGEPANFITDRLPSYNEAVATLLPNTTHIPVAPMSSDTNNNLIESFNKTFKAWYKTKKGFNSFQKANNLIYLFIFHYNFIRPHGSLNNCTPAEVAGFASDSFSKNSWFSAS, translated from the coding sequence ATGAGCAAAACTAATATAAAATGCCCACGCTGTAATTCTGATAAACTATATAAGTTTGGTATGAATAAGCAGGCTAAACAAAAGTATCAATGTAAGCAGTGTAAGCGCCAATTCGTCCTAGGCGACGGTGACGGACGTCCTAAACTAAATAATCCTAAATGTCCTAGATGCGGTAAGGGAACTTACTTACATCATGCATATAAACATTACAATCGCTATAAGTGCAATAACAAGAAGTGTAATCACATAATAGTAAAACATCACACCACCAATATTGATACAGCTTCTAGTGAATTAGTTAGTGGTTCCCTTTCAATGAAAGGAATGCGTTTTCCGCTACATGTAATACTAACTGCATTAACACTATATTTTTTAAATAATTCATCAACAAGAGCCATTTCTCAATTCTTGATGATTAACTCTGGAATTAAAGTATCTCATGTCACGATAGCCAGTTGGACTAATAAATTTGCACCTTTCTTTAAACAAAAGGCTGATAAATTTAAAGCTAGTTTAAACTTACAATCTGACGATTGGCACGCTGATGAAACAGTAGTATTTATTAATGGTGAAAGATACTACCTTTGGTTAGCTATTGATTCAGAAACTAGATTTATTTTAGCATTTCATTTAACTAAATCTAGAAGTTCTGATTCAGCATACGCATTGGTAAATGAAGCTAAAAAATTTGGTGAACCAGCTAATTTTATAACTGATAGATTACCTTCATATAATGAAGCCGTGGCTACGCTATTGCCCAATACAACTCATATTCCTGTAGCTCCAATGTCTAGTGATACAAATAATAATTTAATTGAATCATTTAATAAAACATTTAAAGCCTGGTATAAAACCAAGAAAGGATTCAACTCTTTTCAAAAAGCTAATAACCTTATATATTTATTTATCTTTCACTATAACTTTATTAGACCACATGGATCATTAAATAACTGTACTCCAGCAGAAGTTGCCGGCTTCGCCAGCGATAGCTTTTCTAAAAACTCTTGGTTTTCAGCATCTTAA